One Triticum dicoccoides isolate Atlit2015 ecotype Zavitan chromosome 5B, WEW_v2.0, whole genome shotgun sequence genomic window carries:
- the LOC119305109 gene encoding ureide permease 1-like gives MFIVEDKGSAIALMCAALLFLGTWPALLTLLERRGRLPQHTYLDYSITNLLAAVLIALTLGQLGESKQNMPNFFTQLSQDNWPSVLFAMLGGLVLSIGNLSTQYAWAYVGLSVTEVICASMVVVISGTTLNYFLDNRINRADILFTGVACFLVAVILGTAVHSSNAADNEEKLSESTNGYNLGTNGGMEPSKQGMHDALEVDIENGACAEEATRAEAGTAEYLIELEGRRSVKVFGSSTLKGLGLVFFAGVCLSLFSPALNLATNDQWHTLKGGVPHLVVYTAFFYFSMSCFVIGVGLNILFLYRPMAGVPKSSFRAYLGDWEGRQWALLAGLLCGLGNGFQFMGGQAAGYAAADAVEALPLVSTFWGIVLFGEYRKSSKKTYTLLVLMLLMFVAAVATLMASAGHRSTK, from the exons ATGTTCATCGTAGAAGACAAGGGCAGCGCCATTGCTCTCATGTGCGCCGCCCTCCTATTCTTGGGCACATGGCCAGCATTGCTCACCCTCTTGGAGCGCAGGGGCCGGCTGCCGCAGCACACGTACCTTGATTACTCGATCACCAACCTCCTCGCTGCAGTCCTCATTGCTCTCACCTTGGGCCAGCTTGGGGAGAGCAAGCAAAACATGCCCAATTTCTTCACCCAGCTCAGTCAG GATAACTGGCCTTCGGTGCTGTTTGCAATGTTAGGGGGGCTTGTGCTCAGTATTGGGAACCTTTCTACACAGTATGCTTGGGCATATGTGGGTCTCTCAGTTACTGAGGTTATCTGCGCAAGCATGGTTGTTGTTA TTTCAGGCACAACACTGAATTATTTCCTGGACAACCGCATCAACAGGGCAGATATTCTTTTCACTGGAGTAGCTTGCTTCCTTGTTGCAGTCATCCTTGGGACTGCTGTACACTCTTCCAATGCAGCTGATAATGAAGAGAAACTAAGTGAATCCACAAATGGCTACAACCTTGG GACAAATGGAGGTATGGAGCCAAGCAAACAAGGTATGCATGATGCACTAGAGGTGGACATAGAGAACGGAGCTTGTGCAGAAGAGGCCACCAGAGCTGAAGCAGGAACCGCAGAATACCTAATTGAGCTCGAAGGCCGGCGTTCGGTTAAG GTGTTTGGATCGAGCACCCTCAAGGGGCTTGGGCTGGTTTTCTTTGCCGGGGTCTGCCTCTCGCTCTTCTCCCCGGCACTCAACCTCGCCACCAATGACCAGTGGCACACCCTGAAAGGCGGCGTCCCGCATTTGGTTGTGTACACCGCCTTCTTCTACTTCTCCATGTCGTGCTTTGTCATCGGTGTCGGGCTCAACATCTTGTTCCTCTACCGCCCGATGGCCGGTGTGCCGAAGTCGTCCTTCAGGGCCTATCTGGGTGACTGGGAAGGCAGGCAGTGGGCTCTCCTGGCCGGCTTGCTTTGTGGTTTGGGCAATGGCTTCCAGTTCATGGGTGGTCAGGCTGCTGGTTATGCTGCTGCTGATGCTGTTGAG GCATTGCCACTTGTGAGCACATTCTGGGGCATCGTGCTATTCGGGGAGTACCGCAAGTCGTCGAAGAAAACGTACACTCTGCTCGTGTTGATGCTGCTCATGTTCGTCGCGGCTGTAGCAACGCTCATGGCTTCAGCAGGTCACAGGAGCACAAAGTGA